From a single Rutidosis leptorrhynchoides isolate AG116_Rl617_1_P2 chromosome 5, CSIRO_AGI_Rlap_v1, whole genome shotgun sequence genomic region:
- the LOC139849904 gene encoding uncharacterized protein, whose translation MTDTIKTVSFSGSGASKWKFSGDKSGSFVTKSMAKAIDDKLLSRESTPSATIKNNLVPLKVGIFVWRTLTKRIVVKEELDRRGIDLDTLLCPICNDVVESVDHAIYSCKFAQGIWVGILKWWNLPPSPSITLEELIKYSRSLVPVSCKKKVWQAVVWVTCYLIWKNRNLKVFKNDAWATSRIVTEIQVKSFEWIKNRSRKSFASWHQWLISPSSSNIIDVNFDPG comes from the coding sequence ATGACAGACACCATTAAGACAGTTTCGTTTTCAGGAAGTGGTGCAAGTAAATGGAAATTTTCGGGTGATAAAAGCGGATCTTTTGTTACGAAATCTATGGCTAAAGCAATAGACGACAAGTTACTTTCCAGAGAGTCTACTCCTTCGGCTACTATTAAAAATAATCTTGTTCCGTTAAAAGTTGGTATTTTCGTGTGGAGAACACTAACGAAAAGAATCGTGGTAAAAGAAGAACTTGACCGAAGGGGGATCGATTTGGATACGTTATTATGCCCCATATGTAATGACGTGGTCGAGTCGGTGGATCACGCCATTTATTCATGCAAATTCGCCCAAGGAATTTGGGTTGGCATTCTTAAATGGTGGAATCTTCCCCCTTCGCCAAGTATCACGCTTGAAGAATTGATCAAATATTCGAGATCACTAGTTCCGGTTTCATGTAAGAAGAAAGTTTGGCAAGCGGTTGTTTGGGTTACGTGCTACTTAATTTGGAAGAATAGAAACCTTAAAGTCTTTAAAAACGACGCTTGGGCTACATCGAGAATTGTTACCGAAATTCAAGTGAAGTCTTTTGAGTGGATTAAAAATCGTTCGAGAAAGTCCTTTGCATCTTGGCATCAATGGCTTATTAGCCCGTCATCTTCAAACATAATTGATGTAAACTTTGATCCGGGTTGA
- the LOC139847589 gene encoding obtusifoliol 14-alpha demethylase-like, translating to MELDPKFLNVATLLIATLIAAKIIATFLIPRSHKRLPPAVKAWPVIGGLIRFLKGPIIMLKQEYPKLGSVFTLNLLNKNITFLIGPEVSAHFFKASESDLSQQEVYQFNVPTFGPGVVFDVDYSVRQEQFRFFTEALRVNKLKAYVDHMVFEAEEYFSKWGDSGEVDLKYELERLIILTASRCLLGEEVRNKLFDDVSALFHDLDNGMLPISVIFPYLPIPAHRRRDQARKKLAHIFSTIIKSRKQSGKSENDMLQCFIDSKYKNGRPTTESEVTGLLIAALFAGQHTSSITSTWTGAYLLCNPKYMKLVTDEQTNIMKEHGDKIDHDVLSEMNVLYRCIKEALRLHPPLIMLLRSSHSDFTVTTKEGKDYDIPKGHIIATSPAFANRLPHVFKDPDTYDPDRFSPGREEDKVAGAFSYVSFGGGRHGCLGEPFAYLQIKAIWSHLLRNFELELVSPFPETDWNAMVVGVKGKVMVRYKRKVLT from the exons ATGGAATTAGACCCAAAATTCTTGAATGTGGCAACTCTGTTAATCGCCACACTAATCGCCGCCAAAATCATCGCCACATTCTTAATCCCTAGATCTCATAAACGTCTACCGCCGGCCGTCAAAGCATGGCCGGTTATCGGCGGTTTAATCCGGTTCTTAAAAGGACCAATTATAATGCTGAAACAAGAATACCCAAAACTGGGTAGTGTTTTTACACTCAATCTTTTGAATAAAAATATAACCTTTTTGATTGGTCCAGAAGTTTCAGCTCATTTCTTTAAAGCATCTGAATCGGATCTGAGTCAGCAAGAGGTTTATCAGTTTAATGTTCCGACGTTTGGACCGGGCGTTGTGTTTGATGTGGATTATTCAGTCAGACAGGAACAGTTTAGGTTTTTTACTGAAGCATTAAGAGTTAATAAACTTAAAGCTTATGTAGATCATATGGTGTTTGAAGCTGAG GAATATTTCTCCAAATGGGGCGACAGTGGCGAAGTTGATCTGAAATACGAATTAGAAAGACTCATTATCCTTACAGCCAGTAGATGTCTATTAGGAGAAGAAGTTCGTAACAAACTTTTTGATGACGTGTCTGCTCTTTTTCATGATCTCGATAACGGCATGCTACCGATCAGCGTCATCTTCCCGTACCTCCCGATCCCCGCCCATCGCCGCCGTGACCAAGCCCGCAAAAAACTCGCCCACATCTTCTCAACCATCATAAAATCCCGTAAACAAAGCGGCAAATCAGAAAACGACATGTTGCAATGCTTTATCGATTCCAAATACAAAAACGGCCGACCCACTACTGAATCGGAGGTGACCGGACTTCTCATTGCCGCCCTGTTTGCGGGCCAACACACAAGCTCGATCACGTCAACATGGACCGGTGCGTACCTACTTTGCAACCCGAAATACATGAAGTTAGTAACCGATGAACAAACGAACATCATGAAAGAACACGGTGACAAAATCGATCATGATGTTTTATCGGAAATGAACGTGTTGTACCGATGCATAAAAGAAGCGTTAAGACTACACCCACCGCTAATCATGTTGTTACGGAGCTCTCATAGTGATTTTACGGTGACTACGAAAGAAGGGAAGGATTATGATATTCCTAAAGGCCACATCATCGCCACGTCACCAGCATTTGCCAACCGTTTGCCACATGTGTTTAAGGATCCGGATACGTATGATCCGGATAGGTTTAGTCCGGGTAGAGAAGAAGATAAAGTAGCTGGGGCGTTTTCGTATGTTTCTTTTGGTGGTGGTAGACACGGTTGCTTAGGTGAACCGTTTGCGTATTTGCAAATTAAAGCGATTTGGAGTCATTTGTTGAGGAATTTTGAGTTGGAATTGGTTTCGCCGTTTCCGGAGACGGATTGGAATGCTATGGTGGTTGGTGTTAAAGGGAAGGTTATGGTTCGTTACAAGCGAAAAGTACTAACCTGA